The following are from one region of the Chloracidobacterium sp. genome:
- the rpoC gene encoding DNA-directed RNA polymerase subunit beta' — protein MEKRMFRFNNESKTQLTTNYEAIRISLASPDKIRSWSHGEVTKPETINYRTFKPERDGLFCARIFGPVSDWECLCGKYKRMKHRGVICDKCGVEVTQSKVRRERLGHIELASPCSHVWFFKGLPSRIGHLLDITLRDLEKILYFETYIVIDEGDVPDLKQKDLVTDERYRELTRDYPNQFVAKMGAEAIKELLMKINVEELVEELRQKMREETSQQKKLKYSKRLKVANSFLRSGNSPEWMILDVIPVIPPELRPLVPLDGGRFATSDLNDLYRRVINRNNRLKKLIELRAPEVIVRNEKRMLQEAVDALFDNGRRGRVLRGANNRPLKSLSGTLKGKQGRFRQNLLGKRVDYSGRSVIVVGPELKLHQCGLPKKMALELFKPFIYNKLEKDAHAATIKQAREMVEHQEPIVWDILEEVIREHPVLLNRAPTLHRLGIQAFEPVLVEGKAIKIHPLVCTAFNADFDGDQMAVHIPLSAEAQIEASVLMLASNNLLSPASGQPITVPSQDIVLGCYYLTLGRDEMRGEGKAFNSVDDVLLALDAGVIETQTKIRLRWRGDLIDLTLEHSPQDVLRATIRENVDRVIDTTVGRVILNERLTRDGLPFVNGTLKKKGLQSLVSFCHLKLGREHTVALLDDLKTMGFLYATKSGMSIGIDDMVTPASKKGIIEEARVEVDKLQKQYEDATMTNMERENKVTAIWSDVTDRVAKEMFLAMHAREDERKELNPILVMADSGARGSDAQIRQLAGMRGLMAKPSGEIIETPIVANFREGLNVLQYFISTHGARKGLADTALKTADSGYLTRRLVDVAQDVIVSEEDCGTLRGVWAEAIIRNGEEVESLRDRIVGCTSLDDIIDPVDGTKIVDANVEIDEDLAAAVQLSGLSKIRIRSALTCESRRGICVKCYGRNLATGETVEIGEAVGVIAAQSIGEPGTQLTMRTFHVGGTARLEQETKHAAAMDGTVKFIDDWKVIKNRKGEMISMKRQPSELGLMDERGREVARYKIVYGAQLHVKDGQKVKEDDMLATWDPFTFAILTEVSGTVKFQDLKEGKTVEQEVDKVTGQIRLVVKDSDEKNQPRLEIRLGNKVQKTYQMPIRANLQVTDGQAVEAGDVIAKIPRETTKTKDIVGGLPRVVELFEARRPGETAVMSEIDGSVTLGTISKGKRKIIITGEDGAEREYDIPRGTHINVQDGDHVKAGEPLMDGPLNPHDILRVLGTEALQNYLVSEIQEVYRLQGVNINDKHIEVIVRQMLRWVKIKEVGDTEFLMEEQVDRFRYEDENRRVSEEGGKTSVGEPLLLGITKASLSTDSFISAASFQETTRVLTEAAISGRVDYLRGLKENVIMGRLIPAGTGMKYYRNVRIAPDATENRKQEDEFDELENIRGGLDLPPLAGIPGVEDVELDEDLDLDDESADLEEEEFDIDEAMKIELDDDDEI, from the coding sequence ATGGAGAAAAGAATGTTTCGATTCAATAACGAAAGCAAGACGCAATTGACCACAAATTACGAAGCGATCCGCATCAGCCTCGCTTCACCGGACAAGATCCGATCGTGGTCGCATGGCGAGGTCACAAAACCGGAAACGATCAACTACCGAACTTTCAAGCCGGAGCGCGACGGACTGTTTTGTGCCCGCATTTTCGGCCCGGTCTCGGACTGGGAGTGTCTGTGCGGCAAATACAAGCGGATGAAGCATCGCGGTGTGATTTGCGATAAATGCGGCGTCGAGGTCACACAGTCGAAGGTCCGCCGTGAGCGGCTCGGGCATATCGAGCTTGCAAGCCCATGTTCGCACGTTTGGTTCTTTAAAGGGCTGCCTTCGCGGATCGGGCACCTTCTCGACATCACGCTTCGCGATCTTGAGAAGATCCTCTATTTCGAGACCTACATCGTCATCGATGAAGGCGATGTCCCTGACCTTAAGCAGAAAGACCTTGTCACGGACGAACGTTATCGCGAATTGACACGCGATTACCCCAATCAGTTCGTTGCAAAGATGGGTGCCGAAGCGATCAAAGAACTTCTGATGAAGATCAACGTCGAGGAACTCGTTGAAGAGCTTCGTCAGAAGATGCGCGAAGAGACATCGCAGCAGAAAAAGCTGAAATACTCCAAGCGTCTAAAGGTCGCCAATTCGTTCCTTCGTTCGGGTAATTCGCCCGAATGGATGATCCTCGACGTGATCCCGGTGATCCCGCCCGAACTTCGCCCGCTTGTGCCTCTTGATGGCGGACGCTTTGCGACCTCAGATCTCAACGACCTTTACAGGCGTGTGATCAACCGCAACAACCGTCTCAAGAAGCTGATCGAACTGCGTGCTCCTGAGGTCATCGTTCGAAACGAAAAGCGGATGCTGCAAGAGGCGGTCGACGCATTGTTCGACAACGGCCGCCGCGGCCGCGTGCTTCGCGGAGCCAACAATCGTCCGCTGAAATCGCTGTCCGGTACGCTAAAGGGCAAACAGGGCCGCTTCCGCCAGAATCTGCTCGGCAAGCGTGTCGACTATTCGGGCCGTTCGGTGATCGTCGTCGGGCCGGAACTCAAACTCCATCAATGCGGCCTGCCGAAAAAGATGGCGCTCGAGCTTTTCAAGCCGTTCATTTACAACAAGCTTGAAAAGGATGCTCATGCGGCTACTATCAAACAGGCCCGGGAAATGGTCGAACACCAGGAACCGATCGTCTGGGACATCCTCGAAGAGGTGATCCGCGAACATCCTGTCCTGCTCAACCGTGCGCCGACGCTTCACCGCCTCGGTATCCAGGCTTTCGAACCGGTCCTTGTCGAGGGCAAGGCGATCAAGATCCATCCGCTCGTCTGTACCGCGTTCAACGCCGACTTTGACGGCGACCAGATGGCCGTCCACATTCCGCTCTCGGCCGAAGCTCAGATCGAAGCGAGCGTCCTGATGCTTGCGTCGAACAACCTGCTTTCGCCGGCTTCGGGCCAGCCGATCACGGTACCGTCGCAGGACATCGTCCTCGGCTGCTATTACCTTACGCTCGGCCGCGACGAAATGCGGGGCGAAGGCAAGGCCTTCAACTCGGTCGATGACGTGCTGCTTGCTTTGGACGCAGGCGTGATCGAAACGCAGACCAAGATCAGGCTGCGTTGGCGCGGCGACCTGATCGACCTTACGCTCGAACACAGTCCGCAGGACGTTCTGCGTGCGACGATCCGCGAGAATGTCGATCGCGTGATAGATACGACCGTCGGCCGTGTCATTCTTAATGAACGTCTGACGCGCGACGGCCTGCCGTTCGTGAACGGAACGCTCAAGAAGAAAGGCCTGCAGTCGCTGGTCAGCTTCTGTCACCTCAAACTCGGACGCGAACACACCGTTGCCCTGCTTGATGACCTCAAGACGATGGGCTTCCTTTACGCGACCAAGTCGGGCATGTCGATCGGTATCGACGATATGGTCACGCCGGCCAGCAAGAAGGGCATCATCGAAGAAGCCCGTGTCGAGGTCGATAAACTTCAGAAGCAGTACGAAGATGCGACCATGACCAACATGGAGCGCGAAAACAAGGTGACGGCGATCTGGTCAGATGTTACAGACCGCGTCGCTAAAGAGATGTTCCTTGCCATGCATGCCCGCGAAGATGAGCGAAAGGAATTGAACCCGATCCTCGTCATGGCCGATTCCGGTGCTCGTGGTTCGGATGCTCAGATCCGTCAGCTTGCAGGTATGCGCGGCCTCATGGCCAAGCCTTCAGGCGAGATCATCGAAACCCCGATCGTTGCGAATTTCCGCGAGGGCCTCAACGTGCTGCAGTACTTCATCTCGACGCACGGCGCTCGTAAGGGCCTTGCCGATACGGCTTTGAAAACGGCCGACTCGGGTTATCTGACCCGCCGCCTCGTCGACGTCGCTCAGGACGTGATCGTTTCGGAAGAAGATTGCGGAACGCTCCGCGGCGTATGGGCCGAGGCGATCATCCGCAACGGTGAGGAGGTCGAATCGCTCCGCGACCGCATCGTCGGCTGTACATCGCTCGACGATATCATCGATCCGGTCGATGGCACCAAGATAGTCGATGCCAACGTCGAGATCGACGAAGATCTCGCCGCAGCCGTTCAGCTATCGGGCCTTTCGAAGATCCGCATCCGCTCGGCTCTCACTTGCGAAAGCCGCCGCGGCATCTGCGTCAAATGTTACGGACGCAACCTTGCGACCGGCGAGACGGTCGAGATCGGTGAGGCGGTAGGTGTTATCGCTGCCCAATCGATCGGCGAACCGGGAACCCAGCTGACGATGAGAACCTTCCACGTCGGCGGTACCGCACGTCTCGAGCAAGAGACGAAACACGCCGCTGCGATGGACGGGACCGTTAAGTTCATTGACGATTGGAAGGTGATCAAGAACCGTAAAGGTGAAATGATCTCGATGAAACGTCAGCCTTCGGAACTCGGCCTCATGGACGAGCGCGGACGCGAGGTCGCACGCTATAAGATCGTTTACGGCGCGCAGCTTCACGTCAAGGATGGCCAAAAGGTCAAAGAGGACGACATGCTTGCCACGTGGGATCCGTTCACGTTCGCGATCCTCACCGAGGTATCGGGAACCGTGAAATTCCAGGACCTGAAGGAAGGCAAGACGGTCGAACAGGAGGTCGATAAGGTCACGGGCCAGATCCGGCTTGTGGTAAAAGATTCGGACGAAAAGAATCAGCCGCGTCTTGAGATCCGCCTTGGCAACAAGGTCCAGAAGACTTACCAAATGCCTATCCGGGCGAACCTTCAGGTGACGGACGGACAGGCGGTCGAGGCCGGCGACGTCATCGCCAAGATCCCGCGTGAGACCACAAAGACAAAAGACATCGTCGGCGGTCTGCCGCGTGTCGTCGAGCTTTTCGAAGCACGGCGTCCGGGTGAGACGGCGGTGATGTCCGAGATCGATGGGTCGGTCACGCTCGGGACGATCTCAAAAGGTAAGCGAAAGATCATCATCACCGGCGAGGACGGTGCGGAACGCGAATACGATATCCCACGCGGTACGCATATCAACGTCCAGGACGGCGATCACGTCAAGGCGGGCGAACCGCTGATGGACGGGCCGCTCAATCCGCACGATATTCTTCGCGTTCTCGGGACCGAGGCGTTGCAGAACTACCTCGTTTCTGAGATCCAGGAAGTCTACCGCCTGCAGGGTGTGAACATCAACGATAAGCATATCGAGGTGATCGTTCGTCAGATGCTGCGGTGGGTCAAGATAAAGGAGGTCGGCGATACCGAATTCCTGATGGAAGAGCAGGTCGACCGATTCCGTTATGAGGACGAGAACCGCCGCGTTTCAGAGGAAGGCGGCAAGACCTCGGTCGGCGAACCTCTTCTTCTCGGCATCACCAAGGCGTCGCTTTCGACCGATTCGTTCATCTCGGCGGCGAGCTTCCAGGAAACGACGCGGGTCTTGACCGAAGCCGCTATCTCGGGCCGTGTCGATTACCTTCGCGGCTTGAAAGAGAACGTGATCATGGGACGCCTTATCCCGGCCGGAACCGGTATGAAATATTACCGCAACGTCCGGATCGCCCCTGACGCGACCGAGAACCGTAAGCAAGAGGACGAATTTGACGAGCTCGAGAATATCCGGGGCGGCCTGGACCTTCCGCCGCTCGCCGGAATTCCGGGTGTCGAGGACGTCGAACTTGACGAGGATCTCGATCTCGATGATGAATCGGCAGATCTCGAAGAAGAGGAATTCGACATCGACGAGGCTATGAAAATAGAACTCGACGATGATGACGAGATATAG
- the rpoB gene encoding DNA-directed RNA polymerase subunit beta, protein MINNPLQINSIGLGRRTSQSPERVDFSKIYTTAQIPNLIEVQRESYNRFLQMDLIPEERDHIGLQSVFQSIFPVSDFRETATLEYVEYQIGNWQCKCGNLEGLEHLRANCKNCGSKVKVDPFNPADVLCNSCGTFNAVRPNLCNNCGEPVGLKHKHDQQECQERGMSYSVPLKVKIRLTVFDKDAETGVSTIRDIKEEDVFFGEIPLMTDNGTFIINGTERVIVSQLHRSPGVFFKGDRDEYLAKIIPYRGSWVEFEYDQKGLLHARLGKRKILATIFLRALGLWLNPQIDMKTVSDTILEEVVKNAEYGNAEILKLFYVVDDAVVEKGKLYVKVKREGETHLAGMRAEEDIKDKKEEITRVGKKITKSALADLRRLGKEKVEVAPADFEGAFAVNDVINLETGEVIIESNTEISAAKLQQIIEEGVESFSVFFPKNDTIGEVISNTLRKDAISKPVDALLEIYRKMRPGDPPTVPTAYHLLEGMFFDTRRFDLSRVGRLKFNIKMGRPEKDRINDPLLEAKDFIEVVNYLLRMKRDSEHYSQDDIDHLGNRRVRAVGELLENQFRIGLERMERAIKEKMSIQQDMFTTMPRDLVNAKPVTAAVREFFGSSQLSQFMDQTNPLSEITHKRRLSALGPGGLSRERAGFEVRDVHPTHYGRICPIETPEGPNIGLISSLSCFARINEYGFIESPYRRVVDGRVIEYVKVQNGGDTKFKPREHVPLEDVEKANKKVAKEGGKIAEYEPFPFYLTAWEEDKWIIGQANIELDAKGHLVNERNAARQKGEFITADRADIQYMDVSPKQLVSVAASLIPFLENDDANRALMGSNMQRQSVPLLRAESPYVGTGMEKIAARDSGAVVIAKRNGVVDYVDSERIIVKADHHVDGTISREVTADIYSLVKFKRSNQNTCINQRPIVQVGERVRKGQVIADGPCTDRGELALGRNVLVAFMPWRGYNFEDAILVSERLVKDDYYTSIHIEELEIEARDTKLGPEEITRDIPNIGENMLRDLDESGIIRIGAQVKPGSILVGKVTPKGETQLTAEEKLLRAIFGEKAGDVKDASLTCPPGIDGTVVDVQVFTRKGQDKDERSLDIEGMEEEDLRRDLEDEIRILQEQRDERIYELFEGRKLTKDLLEGKEVIVKKGTTLKRDLLTGISTKLLKNAEVSSGNIDIKGEIKEYEQRTERQISILSDIYDEKITKLKQGDELPPGVIKMVKVFVAMKRKLSVGDKMAGRHGNKGVIARILPEEDMPYLPDGTPVEIVLNPLGVPSRMNVGQILETHLGWAARVLGLHFATPVFDGASEHEIKEYIGQANDRYDELGLPPSVGPSGKTRLYDGLTGEQFEQKVTVGYIYMLKLSHLVDDKIHARSIGPYSLITQQPLGGKAQFGGQRFGEMEVWALEAYGAAHILQELLTCKSDDVAGRSKIYETIVKGVSNFEPGIPESFNVLVRELQSLCLDVELIQEDEIDPDEIAAGVDALVGVD, encoded by the coding sequence ATGATCAATAATCCGCTACAAATCAACTCGATAGGACTCGGACGGCGAACAAGCCAATCGCCTGAGCGCGTAGATTTTTCAAAGATCTATACGACCGCCCAGATACCGAACCTGATCGAAGTTCAGCGGGAGTCATACAACCGCTTTCTTCAAATGGACCTGATCCCCGAAGAACGCGATCATATCGGACTCCAGTCTGTATTCCAATCGATATTTCCGGTCTCGGATTTTCGCGAGACGGCAACGCTTGAATACGTCGAATACCAGATCGGGAACTGGCAGTGTAAATGCGGCAACCTCGAGGGCCTCGAACACCTTCGGGCAAATTGTAAGAACTGCGGTTCGAAGGTCAAGGTCGATCCGTTCAATCCGGCCGATGTGCTCTGCAACAGCTGCGGAACGTTCAACGCCGTCCGGCCTAACCTCTGCAACAACTGCGGTGAGCCGGTAGGCCTTAAACACAAACACGACCAGCAGGAATGTCAGGAGCGGGGCATGTCGTACAGCGTTCCGCTGAAGGTCAAGATCCGTCTGACGGTCTTCGACAAGGACGCGGAAACCGGCGTTTCGACAATTCGCGACATCAAGGAAGAGGACGTGTTCTTCGGCGAGATCCCGCTGATGACCGATAACGGAACGTTCATCATCAACGGTACCGAGCGCGTCATCGTATCGCAGCTCCATCGCAGCCCGGGCGTTTTCTTCAAGGGCGACCGCGACGAATATCTCGCAAAGATAATTCCTTACCGCGGTTCGTGGGTCGAATTCGAATACGATCAGAAAGGCCTGCTTCATGCTCGCTTAGGGAAGCGAAAGATCCTTGCGACGATCTTTCTCCGGGCACTCGGCCTGTGGCTCAATCCGCAGATCGACATGAAGACCGTCTCCGACACGATACTCGAAGAGGTAGTCAAGAACGCCGAATACGGCAATGCCGAGATACTGAAGCTCTTCTACGTCGTCGACGATGCCGTTGTCGAAAAGGGCAAGCTCTACGTCAAGGTCAAACGCGAGGGTGAGACACACCTTGCCGGAATGCGAGCCGAAGAGGACATCAAGGACAAGAAAGAAGAGATCACCCGCGTCGGCAAAAAGATCACCAAATCAGCACTCGCTGATCTGCGTCGGCTCGGGAAAGAAAAGGTCGAGGTCGCACCGGCTGATTTCGAGGGTGCGTTCGCGGTAAACGACGTCATCAATCTCGAGACCGGCGAGGTCATAATCGAATCGAACACCGAGATCAGCGCGGCCAAGCTGCAGCAGATAATCGAAGAGGGCGTCGAAAGCTTTTCGGTCTTCTTTCCAAAGAACGACACGATCGGCGAGGTCATCTCGAACACGCTGAGAAAAGACGCGATCTCGAAACCGGTCGATGCCTTGCTCGAGATCTATCGAAAGATGCGTCCGGGCGATCCCCCGACCGTACCGACCGCCTACCATCTGCTGGAGGGAATGTTCTTTGACACACGGCGATTCGATCTTTCGCGCGTCGGCCGTTTGAAGTTCAACATCAAGATGGGCCGGCCCGAAAAGGACCGCATCAACGATCCGTTGCTCGAAGCGAAAGACTTTATCGAAGTGGTCAACTATCTGCTTCGAATGAAAAGGGACAGCGAACATTATTCGCAGGACGATATCGACCACCTCGGCAACCGCCGCGTTCGCGCGGTCGGCGAATTGCTCGAAAATCAGTTCCGTATCGGCCTTGAGCGGATGGAAAGGGCGATCAAAGAGAAAATGTCCATTCAACAGGACATGTTCACGACAATGCCGCGCGACCTCGTTAACGCCAAGCCGGTGACGGCGGCCGTCCGCGAGTTTTTCGGCTCGTCGCAGCTGTCGCAGTTCATGGACCAGACCAACCCGCTTTCCGAGATCACGCATAAACGACGCCTGTCGGCCCTCGGGCCGGGCGGCCTTTCGCGTGAACGCGCCGGGTTCGAGGTCCGCGACGTTCACCCGACCCACTATGGCCGCATCTGCCCGATCGAGACGCCTGAAGGACCGAACATCGGCCTTATCTCGTCGCTGTCATGCTTTGCCCGGATCAATGAGTACGGCTTCATCGAATCGCCCTATCGGAGGGTGGTCGATGGACGCGTGATCGAATATGTAAAGGTGCAGAACGGCGGAGATACCAAATTCAAGCCGCGGGAGCATGTTCCGCTCGAAGACGTCGAGAAAGCGAACAAGAAGGTCGCCAAGGAAGGCGGAAAGATCGCCGAATATGAGCCGTTTCCGTTCTATCTGACCGCATGGGAAGAGGACAAGTGGATCATCGGCCAGGCGAACATCGAACTCGACGCGAAAGGCCACCTCGTAAACGAGCGCAACGCCGCACGTCAGAAAGGCGAGTTCATCACAGCCGACCGTGCCGATATCCAGTACATGGATGTCTCGCCGAAGCAGCTTGTCTCGGTTGCGGCATCGCTTATCCCGTTCCTTGAGAATGACGACGCCAACCGTGCCCTGATGGGTTCGAACATGCAGCGTCAGTCGGTGCCGCTGCTGCGGGCAGAATCGCCGTATGTCGGGACCGGAATGGAAAAGATCGCTGCCCGCGACTCGGGTGCGGTCGTTATCGCCAAACGAAACGGCGTAGTCGATTACGTCGATTCGGAACGCATCATCGTCAAAGCAGATCATCACGTCGACGGGACCATCTCGCGCGAGGTGACGGCTGACATCTATTCGCTGGTCAAATTCAAGCGTTCTAATCAGAACACCTGTATCAACCAGCGGCCGATCGTCCAGGTCGGTGAGCGTGTCAGAAAAGGCCAGGTCATTGCGGACGGTCCGTGTACCGATCGCGGCGAGCTTGCACTGGGGCGCAACGTCCTGGTCGCGTTCATGCCCTGGCGAGGTTATAACTTTGAGGATGCGATCCTTGTTTCGGAACGCCTCGTCAAGGACGACTATTATACGTCGATCCACATCGAGGAACTCGAGATCGAGGCCCGCGATACAAAGCTTGGCCCTGAGGAGATCACGCGTGATATTCCGAACATCGGCGAGAATATGCTTCGCGACCTTGATGAGTCGGGCATTATCCGCATCGGTGCTCAGGTAAAGCCGGGTTCGATACTCGTCGGAAAAGTCACGCCCAAAGGCGAAACGCAGCTGACCGCGGAAGAAAAGCTCCTCCGGGCGATCTTTGGCGAAAAGGCCGGCGACGTCAAAGACGCTTCGTTGACCTGCCCGCCCGGGATCGATGGAACGGTCGTCGACGTTCAGGTCTTTACCCGCAAGGGTCAGGATAAGGATGAACGTTCGCTCGATATCGAGGGAATGGAGGAAGAAGATCTACGCCGCGACCTTGAGGACGAGATCCGTATTCTACAAGAACAGCGTGACGAGCGTATCTATGAGCTTTTCGAAGGCCGCAAGCTGACCAAGGACCTGCTCGAAGGCAAAGAGGTCATTGTCAAAAAGGGGACCACGCTTAAACGTGACCTTTTGACCGGTATCTCGACCAAGCTGCTCAAGAACGCCGAAGTTTCGTCAGGAAATATCGACATCAAAGGCGAGATCAAAGAGTACGAACAGCGTACCGAACGTCAGATCAGCATCCTCTCGGACATCTACGACGAGAAGATCACCAAGCTGAAACAGGGCGACGAACTGCCTCCGGGCGTTATCAAGATGGTCAAGGTCTTTGTCGCGATGAAACGTAAGCTCTCGGTCGGCGACAAGATGGCCGGACGCCACGGAAACAAGGGCGTTATCGCACGCATCCTGCCCGAAGAGGATATGCCCTATCTGCCGGACGGAACTCCGGTCGAGATCGTGCTCAATCCGCTCGGCGTGCCGTCGCGTATGAACGTCGGGCAGATCCTCGAGACCCACCTCGGCTGGGCCGCCCGCGTGCTTGGGCTCCATTTCGCGACGCCGGTCTTCGACGGCGCGAGCGAACACGAGATCAAAGAGTATATCGGCCAGGCGAATGACCGGTACGACGAACTTGGTTTGCCGCCATCGGTCGGGCCATCGGGTAAGACGAGGCTCTATGACGGGTTAACCGGCGAGCAGTTCGAGCAGAAAGTGACCGTCGGTTACATATACATGCTTAAGCTCTCGCACCTTGTCGACGACAAGATCCACGCTCGTTCGATCGGGCCGTATAGTCTGATCACGCAGCAGCCGCTCGGCGGTAAGGCGCAGTTCGGCGGCCAGCGTTTCGGCGAGATGGAGGTTTGGGCACTCGAGGCTTATGGTGCCGCCCATATCCTGCAGGAACTGCTGACGTGCAAATCGGACGATGTCGCGGGCCGCTCGAAGATATATGAAACGATCGTCAAGGGCGTTTCAAACTTTGAGCCCGGCATACCGGAATCATTCAACGTGCTTGTACGCGAGCTGCAGAGCTTGTGCCTCGACGTCGAGCTGATCCAGGAAGATGAGATCGACCCCGATGAGATCGCCGCGGGCGTTGATGCACTGGTTGGAGTTGATTAG
- the rplL gene encoding 50S ribosomal protein L7/L12, translating into MTKDEVVEFLKGMTLLEASELVKELEEVFGVSAAAAAAPVMVAAAAAGDGGAPAAEEKDSFDVVLTAAGGNKIAVIKVVREIVAGLGLKEAKDLVDSAPKPLKEGVSKDEAEEIKAKLTEAGASVEVK; encoded by the coding sequence ATCACGAAAGACGAAGTAGTCGAATTTTTGAAAGGTATGACGCTCTTGGAAGCGTCTGAATTGGTCAAGGAACTCGAAGAGGTTTTTGGCGTTTCGGCCGCAGCCGCAGCCGCACCTGTGATGGTCGCAGCCGCAGCCGCAGGTGATGGCGGTGCACCCGCAGCCGAAGAGAAAGATTCCTTTGACGTTGTCCTTACGGCAGCCGGCGGCAACAAGATCGCCGTCATCAAGGTCGTTCGCGAGATCGTCGCAGGACTCGGGCTGAAAGAGGCCAAAGACCTTGTTGACAGTGCTCCGAAACCGCTGAAGGAAGGCGTTTCGAAAGACGAGGCCGAAGAGATCAAGGCCAAGTTGACGGAAGCCGGAGCATCGGTCGAGGTCAAATAG
- a CDS encoding 50S ribosomal protein L10 — translation MKSRETKQKDLVALTESLQKSKSAMVVSFKGLSVTKDQEFRNSLREAGAKYQVVKNTLARIAVKGTDFEQATEHLKGVTAIAWTDNDPVVLSKAISKFMKANADVYTFKAGVVDGKLVDLAQVTSIANLPSKEELMSKLLYVLNAQAQRIVTVINAVPRDLAVVIKQIGEKAPSGAPSAEVKAEEAAPAAVEETPAEATPAAEEVPAAEVKAEEPVPAAEEEAPAAEEAPAEAAAEAAPADEPAATDAAPDVDAPAAEAEADDKAE, via the coding sequence ATGAAATCACGAGAAACAAAACAGAAGGACCTTGTCGCCCTCACCGAATCGCTGCAGAAGTCGAAATCGGCGATGGTCGTCAGCTTTAAGGGCCTGTCGGTGACGAAAGACCAGGAATTCCGAAACAGCCTTCGCGAAGCGGGTGCGAAATATCAGGTGGTAAAGAACACCCTTGCACGGATCGCGGTAAAGGGCACTGACTTTGAGCAAGCGACCGAGCATCTGAAGGGCGTTACCGCGATCGCATGGACCGATAATGACCCTGTGGTGTTATCGAAAGCGATCTCGAAGTTCATGAAGGCGAACGCCGACGTTTACACGTTCAAGGCAGGCGTCGTCGACGGCAAGCTGGTCGATCTGGCTCAGGTCACCTCGATTGCAAACCTTCCTTCAAAGGAAGAGCTGATGTCGAAGCTCCTCTATGTGCTCAACGCTCAGGCTCAGCGTATCGTAACGGTCATCAATGCCGTTCCGCGCGACCTGGCGGTTGTGATCAAACAGATCGGCGAAAAGGCTCCATCGGGTGCTCCGTCTGCTGAGGTAAAAGCGGAAGAGGCTGCGCCTGCCGCGGTCGAAGAAACTCCTGCTGAAGCGACACCGGCAGCCGAAGAGGTTCCGGCGGCTGAGGTGAAGGCTGAAGAGCCCGTACCCGCAGCAGAGGAGGAGGCTCCGGCAGCCGAAGAAGCACCTGCAGAGGCCGCAGCAGAAGCCGCACCTGCAGACGAGCCGGCCGCGACGGACGCCGCTCCGGATGTGGACGCTCCGGCCGCGGAAGCCGAAGCCGACGACAAAGCGGAATAG
- a CDS encoding 50S ribosomal protein L1 — MKRGKKYLAALEKIEPNKKHTLEEAVSKLKEIAFAKFDETVELTMWLGVDPRKADQLVRGTIVLPHGLGGAAKKVVVIAQGDKIREAQEAGADEAGGDDIVEKIKGGWLDFDALIATPDMMGKVGQLGKVLGPRGLMPNPKTGTVTMDVKTAIEETKAGKVEYRVDKTGVIHSPVGKVSFDEAKLAENTKVLISAVMKAKPTTAKGRYLKKINLAATMSPGVLLDELAYV; from the coding sequence ATGAAACGAGGCAAGAAATATCTTGCGGCTCTGGAGAAGATCGAGCCGAACAAGAAGCACACGCTTGAAGAGGCGGTCTCAAAACTGAAAGAGATCGCATTTGCAAAGTTTGACGAGACGGTCGAGCTGACGATGTGGCTCGGAGTCGATCCGCGAAAGGCCGATCAGCTCGTTCGCGGGACCATCGTTCTCCCGCACGGTTTGGGCGGAGCTGCGAAAAAGGTCGTTGTCATCGCTCAGGGCGACAAGATCCGCGAGGCTCAGGAAGCTGGGGCGGACGAGGCCGGCGGCGACGACATCGTCGAGAAGATCAAAGGCGGCTGGCTCGATTTTGATGCTCTGATCGCGACGCCCGACATGATGGGCAAGGTCGGCCAGCTCGGTAAGGTCCTCGGTCCTCGAGGCCTAATGCCAAACCCGAAAACAGGTACGGTGACGATGGACGTGAAAACGGCCATCGAAGAGACCAAGGCCGGCAAGGTGGAATACCGCGTCGATAAGACGGGTGTGATCCATTCGCCGGTCGGAAAGGTGTCGTTTGACGAGGCAAAACTTGCCGAAAATACCAAGGTCCTTATCAGCGCGGTAATGAAAGCAAAGCCGACCACCGCAAAAGGCCGTTATCTTAAGAAGATCAATCTTGCAGCGACGATGAGCCCGGGCGTTTTGCTCGACGAGCTCGCGTACGTTTAA